One Lujinxingia sediminis genomic window carries:
- a CDS encoding CBS domain-containing protein translates to MNIYDIMTSEPTCCSPGDSITSVANLMKQNDCGLIPVVATNGHQNPIGVITDRDIVCRLVAEGKDLNGCTVGDAMTSTVITVEHAAPLENALNLMESNQLRRLIVVDDNGDVCGVISQADIARQASHTLTGEVVQSVSTPSSSSHVLH, encoded by the coding sequence ATGAACATCTACGACATCATGACCTCCGAGCCCACCTGCTGCTCGCCAGGCGACTCGATCACCTCCGTGGCTAACCTCATGAAACAAAACGACTGCGGCCTCATCCCCGTCGTCGCCACAAACGGCCACCAGAACCCCATCGGCGTCATCACCGACCGCGACATCGTCTGCCGTCTCGTCGCCGAGGGCAAAGACCTCAACGGCTGCACGGTCGGCGATGCCATGACCTCAACCGTCATCACCGTCGAACACGCCGCCCCCCTTGAGAACGCGCTTAACCTGATGGAGAGCAATCAGCTCCGCCGCCTGATCGTCGTCGACGACAACGGCGACGTCTGCGGCGTTATCTCCCAGGCCGATATCGCCCGTCAGGCCAGCCACACCCTGACCGGAGAGGTCGTTCAGAGCGTCTCCACCCCCTCCTCCAGCTCTCACGTCCTGCACTGA
- a CDS encoding ATP-grasp domain-containing protein, with protein MSSLPPVHILFENPDWLPPLRDALHKEGFEYTEIPVHHGIISGPPAPGIYLNRMSPSSHTRGHLTSVALTREILAHLQAHGARVVNGLAAFELEMSKLRQHLTLQRFGIRTPRTALAVGTEHLVSLARTFEGPFITKHNRGGKGLGIERFENADELQDRLAQGDFDLGPDHQVLIQQYIQAPEPFITRVEIVGQRMIFAMRSATDEGFQLCPSDVCQVELQREKAQAAALADNCPIDGGAKFSQSPLKADDPLVLKYLAMCAASGIELAGIEFVEDAHGHRYTYDINGTTNYNQTLGRQMGIHGMEELATYLRHVVAPQVMAELG; from the coding sequence ATGAGCTCGCTTCCCCCCGTCCATATCCTCTTTGAAAACCCCGACTGGCTCCCGCCCCTGCGCGACGCGCTCCATAAAGAAGGCTTCGAGTACACCGAGATCCCGGTTCACCACGGCATCATCAGCGGCCCCCCCGCCCCGGGCATCTACCTCAACCGCATGAGCCCCTCCTCGCACACCCGCGGCCACCTCACCTCCGTGGCGCTCACCCGCGAGATTTTGGCGCACCTTCAGGCCCACGGCGCCCGGGTGGTCAACGGCCTGGCCGCCTTTGAGCTCGAGATGAGCAAGCTGCGCCAGCACCTCACCTTGCAGCGCTTCGGCATCCGCACCCCGCGCACCGCCCTGGCCGTCGGCACCGAACACCTGGTCAGCCTGGCCCGGACCTTCGAAGGCCCCTTCATCACCAAACATAACCGCGGCGGCAAAGGCCTGGGCATCGAGCGTTTTGAGAACGCCGACGAGCTCCAGGACCGCCTGGCTCAAGGCGACTTCGACCTCGGCCCCGACCACCAGGTCCTCATCCAGCAGTACATCCAGGCCCCCGAACCCTTCATCACCCGCGTCGAGATCGTCGGCCAACGCATGATCTTCGCCATGCGCTCGGCCACCGATGAGGGCTTCCAACTCTGCCCCTCCGACGTCTGCCAGGTCGAACTCCAGCGAGAGAAAGCCCAGGCCGCAGCACTCGCCGACAATTGCCCGATCGACGGCGGTGCCAAATTCTCCCAATCGCCGCTCAAAGCCGACGACCCGCTCGTCCTCAAATACCTGGCCATGTGCGCTGCCAGCGGCATTGAGCTGGCCGGCATCGAATTTGTCGAAGACGCCCACGGCCACCGCTACACCTACGACATCAACGGCACCACCAACTACAACCAGACCCTCGGCCGCCAGATGGGCATCCACGGTATGGAGGAGCTCGCCACCTACCTGCGCCACGTGGTCGCGCCCCAGGTCATGGCCGAACTCGGCTAA
- a CDS encoding flavodoxin family protein, whose translation MAKEPSKACDPSDWDFSDLRAMFICCTLKRSPRRSNTDTLMEVSRQIMRNAGVQVESVRAVDHAIAPGVYPDMTEYGWEEDAWPEIFEAVMAADILVLGTPIWLGERSSVCSTVIERLYSMSGMTNEKGQYLYYGKVGGCLITGNEDGMKHCSSGILYALQHLGYLVGPQADAGWVGEAGPGLSYGDEGSGGPQNAFTQRNTTFMTWNLLHLARMLKEAGGIPAWGNLRDEWDEGCDFGHPNPEYRR comes from the coding sequence ATGGCCAAAGAGCCCTCAAAGGCATGCGACCCGAGCGACTGGGACTTCTCAGATCTGCGAGCGATGTTTATCTGCTGCACGCTCAAACGCTCGCCGCGCCGCTCCAACACCGACACGTTGATGGAGGTCTCGCGCCAGATCATGCGCAACGCCGGCGTGCAGGTCGAGAGCGTGCGAGCCGTGGATCACGCCATCGCCCCCGGCGTGTACCCGGATATGACCGAGTACGGCTGGGAGGAGGATGCCTGGCCCGAGATCTTCGAAGCGGTGATGGCGGCCGATATCCTGGTGCTGGGCACGCCGATCTGGCTGGGAGAGCGCTCCTCGGTGTGTTCCACGGTGATCGAGCGCCTCTACTCGATGTCGGGGATGACCAACGAGAAGGGGCAGTACCTCTATTATGGCAAGGTGGGCGGGTGCCTGATCACGGGCAACGAAGACGGCATGAAGCATTGCTCAAGCGGCATCCTCTACGCCTTGCAGCACCTGGGGTATCTGGTCGGTCCGCAGGCCGATGCCGGGTGGGTGGGCGAGGCCGGCCCGGGGCTCTCGTACGGCGATGAGGGCTCGGGTGGGCCGCAGAACGCGTTTACCCAGCGCAACACCACCTTCATGACGTGGAACCTCTTGCATCTGGCGCGGATGCTCAAAGAGGCCGGGGGGATTCCGGCCTGGGGCAACCTGCGCGATGAGTGGGATGAGGGGTGTGATTTTGGCCACCCCAACCCCGAGTACCGTCGCTGA
- a CDS encoding SDR family NAD(P)-dependent oxidoreductase has translation MDDLKKKLDAASALMEQIIEDRGLLANIDEPTQRRFLIAAGRVSHPSKHARRALARARQRDKRDRERDEDQALMDQTGIRQLRDKPIFETPKRRAEFEGTPHQLPEPFELVRTEPIGHTHQERICYVCRESFGQVHHFYDQMCLSCGDFNFAKRSQTADLHGRVALITGARVKIGYQAAIMLLRAGARVIALTRFPNDAARRYAAEADFDDWKHRLEIYGLDLRHTPGVEVFCRHLNQHLPRLDFIVNNACQTVRRPSGFYDHLMQGELHGEGVPDTARQLVGRVEVANNADGATLTRPGASSALLSQVELLDEDAERGHHLFPKGQLDADLQQVDLRKVNSWRLKLQEVSAVELLEVQLVNAVAPFILNARLKPLMEAVPTRDKHIVNVSAMEGQFYRIFKTDRHPHTNMAKAALNMMTRTSATDYIESGIHMNSVDTGWVTDEDPADHARAKREMHRFHPPLDIVDGAARIIDPVFNGINTGDHVWGLFLKDYKPTDW, from the coding sequence ATGGACGATCTAAAGAAAAAACTCGACGCCGCCTCCGCTCTCATGGAGCAGATCATTGAAGATCGCGGCCTCCTCGCCAACATCGACGAACCGACCCAGCGCCGCTTTCTGATCGCGGCGGGGCGCGTCTCCCACCCTTCCAAGCACGCGCGCCGGGCGCTGGCTCGGGCTCGTCAGCGCGACAAACGCGACCGGGAGCGCGACGAAGACCAGGCGCTCATGGATCAGACCGGGATTCGCCAGCTTCGCGACAAACCGATCTTCGAGACCCCCAAGCGCCGCGCCGAATTCGAGGGCACGCCCCACCAGCTCCCCGAACCCTTTGAGCTGGTGCGCACCGAGCCCATCGGCCACACCCATCAGGAGCGCATCTGCTACGTGTGCCGTGAGAGCTTTGGCCAGGTGCACCACTTCTACGACCAGATGTGCCTGAGCTGTGGCGACTTCAACTTTGCCAAGCGTTCCCAGACCGCCGACCTGCACGGACGCGTGGCGCTGATCACCGGGGCCCGCGTCAAGATCGGCTACCAGGCCGCCATCATGCTCCTGCGCGCCGGGGCCCGCGTCATCGCCCTGACCCGCTTCCCCAACGACGCCGCGCGCCGCTACGCCGCCGAAGCCGACTTCGACGACTGGAAGCATCGTCTGGAGATCTACGGTCTGGATCTGCGCCACACCCCGGGCGTGGAGGTCTTCTGCCGCCACCTCAATCAGCACCTGCCCCGGCTGGATTTCATCGTCAACAACGCCTGCCAGACCGTGCGTCGCCCCTCCGGATTTTACGACCACCTGATGCAGGGCGAACTCCACGGCGAGGGCGTGCCCGACACCGCGCGCCAGCTGGTGGGACGCGTGGAAGTTGCGAACAACGCCGACGGCGCCACCCTCACCCGCCCCGGCGCCAGCTCCGCGCTCCTGAGCCAGGTGGAGCTCCTCGACGAAGATGCCGAGCGCGGCCATCACCTCTTTCCCAAAGGCCAGCTCGACGCCGACCTGCAGCAGGTCGACCTGCGCAAGGTCAACTCCTGGCGCCTCAAGCTCCAGGAAGTCTCCGCGGTCGAACTCCTGGAGGTCCAGCTCGTCAATGCCGTGGCCCCCTTCATCCTCAACGCGCGCCTCAAGCCGCTGATGGAGGCCGTCCCCACCCGCGACAAACACATCGTCAATGTCAGCGCGATGGAGGGCCAGTTCTACCGGATCTTCAAGACCGACCGGCACCCGCACACCAACATGGCCAAGGCCGCGCTCAACATGATGACCCGCACCTCGGCCACCGACTACATCGAGAGCGGCATCCACATGAACTCGGTCGATACCGGGTGGGTCACCGACGAGGATCCGGCCGACCACGCCCGGGCCAAGCGCGAAATGCATCGCTTTCATCCCCCGCTGGACATCGTCGACGGGGCCGCGCGCATCATCGACCCCGTCTTCAACGGCATCAACACGGGCGACCACGTCTGGGGGCTCTTCCTCAAAGACTACAAACCCACCGACTGGTAA
- a CDS encoding PhnD/SsuA/transferrin family substrate-binding protein, translated as MTQPLRVGGVPEHFNTPFYRAAERNLFADQPFDYSFTEYFGGTGQMLAALDAGELDVVVLLTEGVVTHIAKGGDATILGTYVTSPLIWGVHVHADSPYTSIEELRGQPFAISRPRSGSHIMAYVLAAEYGWDPRTEMSFEQVGDLAGARVALAEGRGTAFMWEKFTTKPVVDSGEWRRVGTCATPWAPFVIVSRRDFARQRSEDLNTLFATLQTLTEELKHEREATIADIVARFGQRPEDAAAWLELTSWAVRPGIDQPELTRVIDTLTEVGVLDAPLADEDVLFPR; from the coding sequence ATGACCCAACCTCTCCGCGTCGGCGGCGTGCCCGAACACTTCAACACCCCCTTCTACCGGGCCGCCGAACGCAACCTCTTCGCAGACCAGCCCTTCGACTACAGCTTCACCGAATACTTCGGCGGCACCGGCCAGATGCTCGCTGCACTCGATGCCGGCGAGCTTGATGTGGTGGTGCTTCTGACCGAGGGCGTGGTCACCCACATCGCAAAGGGCGGCGACGCCACCATTCTTGGCACCTACGTCACCTCTCCGCTGATCTGGGGGGTGCACGTGCACGCCGACTCGCCATACACCTCCATTGAGGAGCTGCGCGGCCAGCCCTTCGCCATCAGCCGCCCCCGCTCCGGATCGCACATCATGGCCTACGTGCTCGCGGCCGAATATGGCTGGGACCCGCGCACGGAGATGAGCTTTGAGCAGGTTGGCGATCTGGCGGGCGCGCGCGTCGCGCTGGCCGAAGGCCGCGGCACCGCCTTCATGTGGGAAAAGTTTACGACCAAACCCGTCGTCGACTCTGGCGAGTGGCGGCGAGTGGGCACGTGCGCGACGCCCTGGGCCCCCTTTGTGATTGTGAGCCGTCGTGACTTTGCCCGTCAGCGTAGCGAAGACCTCAACACCCTCTTCGCCACCCTGCAAACCCTCACCGAGGAGCTCAAGCATGAGCGCGAGGCGACCATCGCTGACATCGTCGCCCGTTTTGGCCAGCGCCCCGAGGACGCCGCTGCCTGGCTCGAACTGACGTCCTGGGCGGTGCGCCCTGGCATCGATCAACCGGAGCTGACCCGCGTCATCGACACGCTCACCGAGGTCGGCGTTCTCGACGCGCCACTGGCCGACGAAGACGTCCTCTTCCCGCGTTAA
- a CDS encoding aldo/keto reductase, producing the protein MTTYPTLQLRHGHSFPAFGLGTWKSKPGEVYDAVRAALEIGYRHLDCAAVYGNEAEVGQAIKDAIAAGDITREELWVTSKLWNNAHLKDDVAPALEQTLRDLQLDYLDLYLIHWPIAFKPGVGFPRSPDDWLTLEEAPLSETWEAMLAAKDAGKSRSVGVSNMGPERIRALGEVGELPEVNQVESHPHLQQGELLNFCNEHTIVLTAYSPLGSTDREHRKDDEPPLLNHPTIETIAGEVGASTAQVLIAWAIARGTVVIPKSVNRNRIQQNFDALNVELSDAHMKTIASLDKGYRYLDGQIFASNGSPYTSESIYR; encoded by the coding sequence ATGACCACCTACCCCACCCTCCAACTTCGCCACGGACACTCCTTCCCGGCCTTTGGCCTGGGCACCTGGAAGAGCAAGCCGGGCGAAGTCTACGACGCGGTGCGCGCCGCCCTGGAAATCGGCTACCGTCACCTCGACTGCGCCGCGGTGTACGGCAACGAGGCCGAAGTCGGTCAGGCCATCAAAGACGCCATCGCCGCAGGCGACATCACCCGCGAGGAGCTCTGGGTCACCTCCAAACTCTGGAACAACGCCCACCTCAAAGATGACGTCGCCCCGGCGCTTGAGCAGACCCTGCGCGATCTGCAACTCGACTACCTCGATCTTTACCTCATCCACTGGCCCATCGCCTTCAAGCCCGGCGTAGGCTTCCCCCGCTCCCCCGACGACTGGCTCACCCTCGAAGAAGCCCCTCTCTCCGAGACCTGGGAGGCGATGCTCGCGGCAAAAGACGCCGGAAAGTCCCGCTCCGTCGGCGTCTCCAACATGGGCCCCGAGCGCATCCGCGCCCTGGGCGAAGTCGGTGAGCTGCCGGAGGTCAACCAGGTGGAGTCTCATCCGCATCTGCAGCAGGGCGAGCTTTTGAACTTCTGCAATGAGCACACCATCGTGCTTACGGCCTACTCCCCCCTGGGCTCCACCGACCGCGAGCACCGCAAAGACGACGAGCCGCCGCTCCTTAACCATCCCACCATCGAGACCATCGCTGGCGAGGTGGGTGCCTCCACCGCCCAGGTCTTGATTGCCTGGGCCATCGCGCGTGGCACGGTCGTCATCCCCAAATCGGTCAACCGCAACCGTATCCAGCAGAACTTCGACGCCCTCAACGTCGAGCTCTCTGACGCGCACATGAAAACCATCGCGTCGCTCGACAAGGGCTACCGCTACCTTGATGGCCAGATCTTTGCCTCCAACGGCTCGCCCTACACCTCCGAGAGCATCTACCGCTGA
- a CDS encoding collagen-like protein, whose amino-acid sequence MRWTRVSWAGVFLAVACMSASAFAREGGEQAGDKAAEILEALALPEAAQELERAGVENPQIQRAIEVIRERQAARAEGAEEAAEGDDAERAEEGGSAAAEAARTLKAEAEAAREHGPMENFGDYVKEQVESGVRGQELAAKIREERERRRPRPERAQAGENGQAGERGQAGERGQAGERGQAGERGQAGERGQAGERGQAGERGQAGERGQAGERGVKDKAPRGSQAEGEEGEEAGERGQGRRPTAAGAKGKNANADQ is encoded by the coding sequence ATGCGATGGACACGAGTCAGTTGGGCCGGAGTATTTCTGGCGGTGGCGTGCATGTCGGCGTCGGCCTTTGCCCGGGAAGGTGGGGAGCAGGCCGGTGATAAAGCCGCGGAGATTCTGGAGGCCCTGGCGCTTCCCGAAGCTGCCCAGGAGCTGGAGCGGGCGGGGGTAGAGAATCCGCAGATTCAACGTGCGATTGAGGTGATTCGGGAGCGACAGGCTGCCCGCGCTGAAGGTGCGGAGGAGGCTGCGGAAGGAGACGATGCGGAACGTGCTGAAGAAGGCGGAAGCGCGGCGGCCGAGGCTGCCCGAACGCTGAAGGCCGAGGCCGAGGCCGCACGTGAGCACGGGCCGATGGAGAATTTTGGAGACTACGTCAAAGAGCAGGTGGAGTCCGGCGTGCGTGGCCAGGAGCTCGCCGCGAAGATTCGCGAGGAGCGCGAGCGTCGTCGCCCGCGTCCGGAGCGCGCTCAGGCCGGTGAGAATGGCCAGGCCGGCGAGCGTGGTCAGGCCGGTGAGCGTGGTCAGGCCGGCGAGCGTGGTCAGGCCGGCGAGCGTGGTCAGGCCGGTGAGCGTGGTCAGGCCGGTGAGCGTGGTCAGGCTGGTGAGCGTGGCCAGGCCGGTGAGCGTGGTCAGGCCGGTGAACGCGGCGTGAAGGATAAGGCGCCTCGCGGTTCGCAGGCCGAAGGTGAAGAAGGCGAAGAGGCCGGTGAGCGTGGCCAGGGACGTCGTCCGACCGCAGCCGGTGCGAAGGGCAAAAACGCGAACGCGGATCAGTAA
- a CDS encoding serine/threonine-protein kinase, with product MSDFDSPAPTLVARWETLALSDTAAGAPDAGSTIAARRPLETFQRQQALGALPLIHTGSDNDEKADFLPGEPLGQGGMGVVHQAHQRSLWRDVAIKTIRPDRRNSESTRGLLKEAWVTGMLEHPNIIPVHALGVDASGAPMLVMKRVEGLAWFDTLQSPELLPRRFAGYREPLDAHLEILMQVCDAVHFAHSRGVIHRDLKPENVMLGDYGEVYLVDWGIAVSLVDDGTDRIQLARDVDEVAGTPSYMAPEMARGEGASIDQRSDVYQLGAILHELITHTPRNAGDSVMAALINAYQATPVIYGPDVPEELATICNTATARLPEDRFQSAEDLRLALASYQHHRDSRRLADEARVRLITLEAHLHEWSGDASQTQQPLAATDRSEDNDATARIYRLYAECRFAFEQALTVWPDNLQAREGLDRAIEHMLDFELKQGDEKAAALLLDEIRGDRSAFEERLRALRLRLHDEARELQKLKKLSYDVDIDLNSAARSRMSFLLGVVLGIIPLINSGLVHLGLATMTFPEYFLQYVGVIGGAGLIVFLMRKRLLSNAINTRIIISIFVILFGSLIMRVMGFILGLDVAGCIALENGLFAFALMMMATSLDARLWPASIAFLAGAIGGGLLPHWMLEFDGASNAAALWIIAWVWRVPRQRSLSGQRGES from the coding sequence ATGAGTGACTTCGATTCACCTGCCCCTACCCTCGTTGCCCGCTGGGAGACCCTGGCGTTGAGCGACACCGCTGCAGGTGCTCCTGATGCCGGTTCGACCATTGCTGCTCGTCGACCGCTGGAGACGTTCCAGCGTCAGCAAGCACTCGGCGCGCTCCCGCTGATTCACACCGGCAGCGATAACGACGAGAAGGCGGACTTTTTGCCCGGCGAGCCCCTGGGCCAGGGTGGCATGGGCGTGGTCCACCAGGCGCACCAACGCTCCCTGTGGCGCGATGTCGCCATCAAGACCATCCGCCCCGACCGCCGCAACTCCGAGTCCACCCGCGGCCTTCTTAAAGAGGCCTGGGTTACCGGGATGCTGGAGCACCCCAACATCATCCCGGTGCACGCGTTAGGCGTCGACGCCTCCGGCGCCCCGATGCTGGTGATGAAGCGCGTCGAGGGGCTCGCCTGGTTCGATACCCTCCAATCACCTGAGCTCTTGCCCCGACGTTTTGCCGGCTACCGGGAGCCCCTTGACGCCCATCTTGAAATTCTCATGCAGGTCTGCGACGCGGTGCACTTTGCCCACAGCCGCGGCGTGATCCACCGCGACCTCAAACCCGAAAATGTCATGCTGGGAGATTATGGCGAGGTCTACCTGGTGGATTGGGGCATCGCTGTAAGCCTGGTCGACGACGGCACCGACCGCATTCAGCTCGCCCGCGATGTCGACGAAGTCGCCGGTACCCCCTCCTACATGGCCCCCGAGATGGCGCGTGGCGAGGGCGCTTCGATCGACCAGCGCAGTGACGTCTACCAGCTCGGAGCCATCCTCCACGAACTCATCACCCACACCCCGCGAAACGCCGGCGATTCGGTGATGGCCGCCCTCATCAACGCCTACCAGGCCACCCCCGTCATCTACGGCCCCGATGTTCCCGAAGAGCTCGCCACCATCTGCAACACTGCCACCGCCCGTCTCCCCGAAGATCGCTTCCAGAGCGCCGAAGACCTCCGCCTGGCCCTGGCCAGCTACCAGCATCACCGCGATTCGCGCCGTCTGGCCGACGAAGCCCGCGTGCGCCTGATCACCCTGGAAGCCCACCTTCATGAGTGGTCTGGCGACGCCTCCCAGACGCAGCAGCCACTCGCAGCGACGGACCGCTCCGAAGATAACGACGCCACCGCCCGCATCTACCGCCTCTACGCCGAGTGTCGCTTCGCATTTGAGCAGGCCCTGACCGTCTGGCCCGACAACCTCCAGGCTCGCGAAGGCCTCGACCGCGCCATCGAGCACATGCTCGACTTCGAACTGAAACAGGGCGACGAAAAAGCCGCAGCGCTGCTCCTCGACGAAATCCGAGGCGATCGCAGCGCGTTTGAAGAGCGCCTGCGTGCCCTGCGCCTGCGTCTTCATGACGAGGCTCGCGAGCTCCAGAAACTCAAAAAGCTCTCCTACGACGTCGACATCGACCTCAACAGCGCGGCCCGAAGCCGCATGAGCTTCTTGCTCGGCGTCGTCCTCGGCATCATCCCCCTCATCAACAGCGGGCTCGTGCACCTGGGCCTGGCCACCATGACCTTCCCCGAGTACTTCCTTCAGTACGTGGGCGTCATCGGCGGCGCCGGACTTATCGTCTTTTTGATGCGAAAGCGGCTCTTAAGCAACGCGATCAACACGCGCATCATCATCAGCATTTTCGTCATCCTCTTCGGATCGCTGATCATGCGCGTGATGGGCTTTATCCTGGGCCTGGACGTCGCCGGCTGCATCGCCCTTGAGAACGGCCTCTTTGCCTTCGCCCTGATGATGATGGCCACGTCGCTCGACGCTCGCCTCTGGCCGGCCAGCATCGCCTTTCTGGCCGGTGCCATCGGCGGCGGCCTGCTCCCCCACTGGATGCTCGAGTTCGACGGTGCCAGCAACGCGGCCGCTCTCTGGATCATTGCCTGGGTCTGGCGCGTCCCCCGCCAGCGGAGCCTGTCCGGCCAGCGCGGCGAATCCTAA
- a CDS encoding SDR family oxidoreductase, with the protein MSLLSAIKGRGPSGFGYGSTAEEVTEGVDLGGKTVLITGCNSGIGKESFRVLAARGAHIIAAARTEEKAQATADELGVSAQTTAVACELSEPESVRACVESVKASGRSIDVLMLNAGIMALPELQVHHGYELQFLTNHIGHFILTQGLRESLSEDARVVALSSAGHQHTPKGGIAFDNLDGRNGYDAWRFYGQSKLANLLFARELARQFKGSGRRAYSVHPGVIKTNLTRHMNPILTSLFGMFESLTLKNVAQGAATQCYVAVHPHVDASGAYFADCNEAKSSRYGRDMELARRLWDESERIVEGL; encoded by the coding sequence ATGTCATTGTTGAGCGCGATCAAGGGGCGAGGGCCGAGCGGGTTTGGGTATGGGTCGACGGCTGAAGAGGTGACCGAGGGGGTAGACCTGGGCGGAAAGACGGTGCTGATCACCGGGTGTAACTCGGGGATTGGCAAGGAGTCGTTTCGGGTGCTGGCGGCGCGGGGGGCGCATATCATTGCGGCGGCGCGCACCGAAGAGAAGGCGCAGGCCACGGCGGACGAGCTGGGGGTGAGCGCGCAGACCACGGCGGTGGCGTGTGAGCTCTCGGAGCCGGAGTCGGTGCGGGCGTGTGTGGAATCGGTTAAGGCATCGGGGCGATCGATCGATGTGTTGATGCTCAACGCCGGGATTATGGCGTTACCGGAGCTTCAGGTGCATCACGGCTATGAGCTTCAGTTTCTGACCAACCACATCGGGCATTTTATCTTAACGCAGGGGCTGCGTGAGAGCCTGAGTGAAGATGCGCGGGTGGTGGCGTTGAGCAGTGCGGGGCATCAGCATACGCCGAAGGGGGGCATCGCATTTGATAACCTCGATGGCCGCAACGGGTATGACGCGTGGCGTTTTTACGGGCAGTCGAAGCTTGCAAACCTGCTCTTCGCGCGGGAGCTCGCGCGGCAGTTTAAGGGCAGCGGGCGTCGGGCCTACTCGGTGCATCCCGGCGTGATTAAGACCAACCTGACGCGGCATATGAACCCGATTTTGACGTCGTTGTTCGGGATGTTTGAGTCGTTGACGCTGAAGAATGTAGCGCAGGGGGCGGCGACGCAGTGCTACGTGGCAGTGCACCCCCATGTGGACGCTTCGGGGGCGTATTTTGCGGATTGCAACGAGGCAAAGAGTAGCCGCTACGGGCGAGATATGGAGCTTGCTCGGCGGCTTTGGGATGAAAGTGAACGTATTGTGGAGGGACTTTAA